Proteins encoded in a region of the Elusimicrobiota bacterium genome:
- the glmU_1 gene encoding Bifunctional protein GlmU, which translates to MKKDGIHLIIPMSGQGVRFVQGGYSMTKPLVPISGHPMIKRVLSQFPTEWPAVFVLSTEQKKSTLPKLLKELRPQGKILFVPPHKKGPGFALKKGLEAVPPHAPVLVSYCDYGMVWDSQQFQRFVFNSQCDGCVLSYRGFHAHLLNPAAYATSRMVGEQVVQIKEKGSFTDNRENEYTSCGAYYFKSAADLKRSLRYQIKKDLLLGGESYTSLTMEALLQWKKNADVRIFEIEAFFQWGTPEDVWDFEYWEKTFKNWVKNQIAKNHVAQVLMPMAGLGARFSAVTHTPKPFIPLNGKPLYENALDSLPDALDCVVVTTNEMKEFMTSTACRVVSLQKTPAGQALTVQEGANALDPSKEVVVSACDHAIVLSPKVWKTFHGNPQCDAAIFTVQGYPGTRRTPHSYSYVAIESSKEKFPRLKYVSLKKPVSDAPTRDHLLLGTFWFKSVDFMRASIRRLIEKGQPFNGEYYLDAVFDLIEQSGGRVRIVPVDGFICWGDPQAMKEARYWQEIYSGHHLHD; encoded by the coding sequence ATGAAGAAGGATGGCATCCATTTAATTATTCCCATGTCCGGCCAAGGTGTTCGATTTGTTCAGGGGGGATATTCCATGACAAAACCCTTGGTCCCTATTTCAGGACACCCCATGATTAAACGGGTCTTGAGTCAATTCCCCACAGAATGGCCGGCTGTTTTTGTTCTTTCCACAGAGCAAAAAAAATCAACGCTTCCAAAACTCCTTAAAGAATTGCGGCCTCAGGGGAAAATATTGTTTGTGCCACCTCATAAAAAGGGGCCAGGTTTCGCTTTGAAGAAAGGATTGGAGGCGGTGCCCCCTCATGCCCCGGTGCTGGTGAGCTATTGCGACTATGGAATGGTTTGGGATTCCCAACAATTTCAGCGTTTCGTGTTTAACTCTCAATGCGATGGCTGTGTGCTTTCGTACCGCGGGTTTCATGCGCATCTGTTGAACCCAGCGGCCTATGCCACTTCCCGAATGGTGGGAGAACAAGTCGTTCAAATCAAAGAAAAAGGATCATTCACGGACAACCGAGAAAATGAATACACGTCATGCGGAGCGTATTATTTTAAATCGGCTGCAGATCTTAAGCGGTCGTTGAGGTATCAAATAAAGAAAGACCTCCTGTTGGGTGGCGAGTCCTATACCAGTTTGACGATGGAAGCTCTTCTACAGTGGAAAAAAAATGCGGATGTCCGGATATTTGAAATTGAAGCCTTTTTCCAGTGGGGAACTCCGGAAGATGTTTGGGATTTTGAATATTGGGAAAAAACATTTAAAAATTGGGTCAAGAATCAAATTGCTAAAAATCACGTGGCCCAAGTATTGATGCCGATGGCAGGTTTGGGGGCTCGGTTTTCCGCCGTCACTCATACGCCCAAACCTTTCATCCCACTCAACGGTAAACCTCTTTATGAGAATGCGCTGGATTCCCTTCCGGATGCGCTCGATTGTGTGGTGGTTACCACCAATGAAATGAAAGAATTCATGACGTCCACGGCCTGTCGGGTTGTCTCTCTCCAAAAAACTCCTGCTGGCCAAGCTTTGACTGTCCAGGAGGGGGCGAACGCGCTGGATCCTTCTAAAGAAGTTGTTGTTTCCGCCTGTGATCACGCCATTGTTCTTTCTCCCAAGGTTTGGAAAACATTTCATGGAAATCCCCAATGTGACGCCGCGATTTTTACGGTACAAGGATATCCTGGAACCCGCAGAACCCCTCACTCCTATTCTTATGTGGCGATTGAGAGTTCAAAAGAAAAATTCCCTCGTTTGAAATATGTGTCGCTTAAAAAACCAGTGTCGGACGCGCCAACGCGGGATCATTTGTTGTTGGGGACATTTTGGTTTAAAAGCGTCGATTTCATGCGCGCCTCGATTCGCAGATTGATTGAGAAGGGACAACCTTTTAATGGTGAGTATTATCTCGATGCGGTGTTTGACCTCATCGAGCAAAGCGGTGGTCGCGTGAGAATTGTTCCTGTTGATGGGTTCATCTGTTGGGGGGACCCGCAAGCCATGAAGGAAGCGCGTTATTGGCAAGAAATATATTCCGGACACCATCTGCATGATTGA
- the rgtE_1 gene encoding Dodecaprenyl-phosphate galacturonate synthase, whose product MIEFELVLPAYNEALSLERVIRRTVAAAQSFSFSPDRFKLILVDNGSTDNSQEVLAKLQESNVGEWFRVVTVQRNQGYGHGLMRGLEATCAPLVGWSHADEQCDPKDAFNAYDFLTKAADNKLLIKGERLGRDRKDVWVSRAFEFLGYLILGLKTKEVNAQPKVFHRELLNSLKNPPQTFAFDLYVLFQAQKNGFSYKSIPVQFPKRKHGLSHWSSTFLGRYKTMIGMVQFMFRLALQEGRL is encoded by the coding sequence ATGATTGAATTTGAATTGGTTTTGCCGGCCTATAATGAGGCGCTTTCTCTTGAAAGAGTCATTCGTCGAACAGTCGCCGCTGCTCAAAGTTTTTCATTTTCACCTGACCGGTTTAAGCTGATCCTGGTTGACAATGGGAGTACCGATAATTCTCAGGAGGTTCTTGCCAAACTTCAAGAGTCCAATGTGGGGGAATGGTTTCGTGTGGTCACAGTGCAAAGGAATCAAGGTTACGGACATGGGCTGATGAGAGGGCTCGAGGCCACATGCGCTCCCCTTGTGGGGTGGTCGCATGCCGATGAACAGTGCGATCCCAAGGACGCTTTTAATGCCTATGATTTCTTAACCAAAGCAGCCGATAATAAACTGTTAATAAAAGGCGAGCGGTTGGGGCGAGATAGAAAAGATGTATGGGTGAGCCGCGCCTTTGAATTTTTGGGGTATTTGATTTTGGGGCTCAAGACGAAAGAAGTGAACGCGCAACCCAAGGTTTTTCATCGGGAATTATTGAATTCATTAAAAAATCCTCCCCAGACCTTCGCTTTTGATTTGTATGTTCTGTTTCAGGCCCAAAAAAATGGTTTTTCTTATAAATCCATCCCTGTTCAATTTCCAAAGAGAAAGCATGGGCTTTCTCATTGGTCATCCACCTTTTTGGGTCGATATAAAACGATGATCGGCATGGTTCAATTTATGTTCAGATTGGCCCTTCAGGAGGGACGATTGTGA
- the wecC gene encoding UDP-N-acetyl-D-mannosamine dehydrogenase: MFASQGMKVHGVDINPHVIETLKQGRIHIEEPGLATVVNAAIQSGNLSVHLKPAESDVFIIAVPTPYHHKENDIPTADMSYVQQATESILPFLRKGNLIILESTSPAGTTRDLIVPLIEKCGFKPGRDIGVAYCPERVIPGHALQELIGNDRVIGAIDQTWGEFTKRLYKTFVSGEIFLTEPTVAEMVKLLENTFRDVNIALANEVALICEKLGINVWEVIRIANRHPRVNVHKPGPGVGGHCISVDPWFLVEKFPNDANLIHLSRTINDKMPHYVAGLVKDILKGKTNPKIAILGLAYKGNVDDDRESPAVTVVRLLKKQIPQATLAIYEPHVKSKEFKTDGIQEVFKDSDLALLLTPHEEYRFLDPQEIGGLMATRVILDTHNFLKSERWLPAGFDFHVLGSGRHSRASLSEIHDR; the protein is encoded by the coding sequence ATGTTTGCCTCGCAAGGCATGAAAGTTCATGGGGTGGATATCAATCCGCATGTTATTGAGACCTTAAAGCAAGGGCGCATTCATATTGAAGAGCCTGGCTTGGCCACCGTGGTCAATGCGGCGATACAGTCTGGAAATCTTTCCGTTCACTTAAAACCTGCCGAGTCAGATGTATTTATCATTGCTGTTCCGACCCCTTATCATCACAAAGAAAACGATATTCCAACCGCGGATATGTCGTATGTTCAACAGGCCACCGAATCAATCCTTCCTTTCCTTAGAAAAGGAAACCTGATCATTCTGGAATCCACCTCTCCCGCTGGAACCACACGGGATTTGATCGTTCCCCTTATCGAAAAATGTGGTTTCAAACCTGGCAGAGACATCGGTGTTGCCTATTGTCCCGAGCGTGTTATTCCTGGCCACGCCTTACAAGAATTAATTGGAAATGACCGAGTGATTGGCGCCATTGATCAAACATGGGGAGAATTCACCAAAAGGCTTTATAAAACATTTGTTTCCGGGGAAATTTTCCTGACTGAACCCACGGTTGCGGAGATGGTTAAACTTCTTGAAAACACTTTTCGTGACGTGAATATTGCCTTGGCCAATGAGGTGGCGCTTATTTGCGAGAAACTGGGGATTAATGTCTGGGAGGTTATTCGGATTGCCAACCGACATCCGCGTGTCAATGTTCACAAGCCCGGTCCCGGCGTGGGAGGTCATTGCATCAGTGTTGATCCTTGGTTTCTTGTTGAGAAATTCCCGAATGATGCCAATTTGATCCATCTGTCTCGAACGATCAATGACAAGATGCCCCATTACGTTGCTGGATTGGTTAAGGATATCCTGAAGGGGAAAACCAATCCAAAAATTGCCATCCTGGGATTGGCCTATAAAGGAAATGTCGATGACGATCGGGAATCACCCGCGGTGACCGTGGTTCGTTTGCTTAAAAAACAAATCCCTCAAGCCACGCTTGCGATTTATGAACCACATGTCAAATCAAAAGAGTTCAAAACCGATGGCATTCAAGAGGTATTTAAGGATTCGGATTTGGCTCTTCTCTTGACGCCCCATGAAGAGTATCGCTTCTTAGATCCCCAGGAAATTGGGGGGCTAATGGCAACTCGCGTGATTTTGGATACTCATAATTTTCTCAAGAGTGAACGTTGGCTTCCGGCCGGATTTGATTTTCATGTCTTGGGATCTGGTCGTCATTCTCGAGCTTCATTGTCTGAAATCCACGACCGATAG
- the iolG_2 gene encoding Inositol 2-dehydrogenase/D-chiro-inositol 3-dehydrogenase, protein MKQLLLRKGRVAVQDVPAPALSSHNLLIEVSHSLISTGTEMASVHLSGASLLTKAKERPQEVSKVLNSIRVRGLKKTLALVNHKLDEWKALGYSCSGRVLAMGSQVQGFQVGDRVACAGAGLANHAEVVSVPSTLVVKIPGSVSDAHASFVTIGAIALQGVRRADVRLGETVCVVGLGLIGQITVQLLTAAGCRVVGYDLDKSRVGLAMKNGLLAGASDPEQLKTSIDHITEGLGVDATLITASTSSSDPTRLSFDITRKKGKVVVVGAVGMDLQRSPFYEKEQDFLISCSYGPGRYDPEYELNAHDYPYAYVRWTENRNMQAFLELLGAGKLKMEPLLDKVFSIDEAPQAYQTLNQDGPKPLAVVLAYPNRITGSEKTMSSVNLGGSPKQSWPVRLGLIGVGNFMQTTHIPNLKRMSSMAKISGICAANSSTSFSMAKQTGANIVTTQYKDLLQNPEIDAVLIGTRHDKHALIAEEALRAGKHVFLEKPLALTMEEIDRLDQTVQGLNKLPVFMVGFNRRWAPMAVALKKELLNRQTPLTCLFRVNAGSLPVNHWINGPEGGGRLRGEACHMVDFFQFLVGSPLENISIAGLAGKENKRIRPDENFSAQYVYEDGSLCTLMYTAQGHSQFPKEWVEAHWMSRSALIDDFKRITFYGGSGRSYTAAQDKGHRSTLEKFFQAIQAGATFPTPWRDLVETSRAVIELDLDVWGKNAETCAES, encoded by the coding sequence ATGAAACAACTGCTGCTTCGAAAAGGGCGTGTGGCCGTCCAGGATGTTCCTGCCCCGGCTTTGAGTTCTCACAATTTGCTCATTGAAGTGTCCCATTCCCTGATCAGCACGGGAACCGAAATGGCCAGCGTTCACCTTTCTGGAGCCTCCTTGTTGACAAAAGCCAAGGAACGCCCCCAAGAAGTGTCGAAGGTGCTGAACTCCATTCGGGTGAGAGGTCTTAAAAAAACATTGGCGTTGGTCAATCACAAACTGGACGAATGGAAAGCGTTGGGGTATTCCTGTTCAGGACGAGTTTTGGCCATGGGCTCCCAGGTTCAGGGGTTTCAGGTGGGGGATCGGGTGGCTTGCGCTGGGGCGGGGTTGGCCAACCATGCGGAAGTGGTTTCAGTCCCTTCCACCTTGGTGGTAAAAATTCCTGGAAGCGTGTCGGACGCGCATGCGTCATTTGTGACCATTGGCGCCATTGCGCTTCAAGGGGTTCGCCGGGCGGACGTGCGATTGGGAGAAACGGTTTGTGTGGTGGGGCTTGGGCTCATTGGGCAGATCACGGTGCAACTCTTAACCGCTGCCGGATGCCGTGTGGTGGGGTACGATTTGGATAAATCTCGCGTGGGTCTCGCCATGAAAAACGGACTTTTGGCGGGAGCATCGGATCCAGAGCAACTCAAAACCAGTATTGATCATATAACGGAGGGGCTGGGGGTGGACGCCACTCTCATCACCGCCTCGACATCGAGTAGCGACCCCACTCGGCTTTCATTCGACATCACCCGCAAGAAGGGAAAAGTGGTTGTGGTGGGGGCTGTGGGCATGGATCTGCAGCGATCTCCTTTTTACGAAAAGGAACAAGACTTTCTCATTTCCTGTTCCTATGGGCCCGGACGATATGATCCTGAATATGAACTGAACGCGCATGATTATCCTTACGCCTATGTTCGTTGGACTGAAAACAGAAACATGCAGGCGTTTTTGGAGTTGTTGGGCGCCGGGAAATTAAAGATGGAACCTTTGTTGGATAAAGTTTTTTCGATTGATGAAGCTCCCCAGGCCTATCAAACCCTCAATCAAGATGGACCGAAGCCGCTGGCCGTTGTTCTTGCCTATCCAAATCGGATAACGGGTTCTGAAAAAACAATGTCCTCAGTGAATTTGGGAGGGTCCCCCAAGCAATCATGGCCCGTTCGCTTGGGTCTCATCGGCGTTGGAAATTTTATGCAAACAACTCATATCCCGAATTTGAAGCGGATGAGTTCCATGGCAAAAATTTCGGGGATTTGCGCCGCCAACAGTTCAACATCTTTCTCGATGGCCAAACAAACGGGAGCTAACATTGTTACCACCCAATATAAAGATTTACTTCAAAATCCGGAAATAGATGCGGTCCTTATCGGGACTCGCCATGACAAGCATGCGCTGATCGCTGAAGAAGCGCTCCGTGCCGGAAAACATGTTTTTCTGGAAAAACCATTGGCGTTGACAATGGAGGAAATAGATCGTCTTGACCAAACCGTGCAAGGCCTCAACAAACTTCCCGTGTTTATGGTGGGATTTAACAGGCGATGGGCCCCCATGGCAGTTGCTTTAAAAAAGGAATTACTGAACCGCCAAACACCTCTGACCTGTCTTTTTCGTGTGAATGCGGGGTCGTTGCCAGTGAACCATTGGATCAATGGACCTGAAGGAGGAGGGCGCCTGCGCGGAGAAGCCTGTCATATGGTTGATTTCTTTCAATTCCTGGTGGGATCCCCTTTAGAAAACATTTCAATTGCCGGTCTTGCCGGCAAGGAAAACAAAAGGATCCGTCCGGATGAGAATTTTTCCGCGCAATATGTTTATGAGGATGGTTCCCTCTGTACCTTGATGTACACGGCCCAAGGTCATTCTCAATTTCCAAAAGAATGGGTGGAAGCGCATTGGATGAGTCGGTCTGCGTTGATAGATGATTTTAAAAGGATCACTTTTTATGGGGGGAGCGGCCGGTCTTATACCGCGGCTCAAGACAAAGGTCACAGGTCAACGCTCGAAAAATTTTTCCAAGCCATTCAAGCGGGTGCCACTTTCCCGACACCCTGGCGTGATCTCGTTGAAACCTCACGAGCCGTTATTGAGCTGGACCTTGATGTGTGGGGTAAAAACGCAGAGACATGTGCGGAATCTTAG
- the asnB_3 gene encoding Asparagine synthetase [glutamine-hydrolyzing] 1, with protein MCGILGVFRTQDSSLPITIELIEKMRDMMSHRGPDDAAAYVSAQQEVGLAHRRLSIIDLSSNAVQPMSNEDESVWIVFNGEIYNHAEIRPLLEKAGRKFKTDHSDTEVILKGYEEWGEQVLDRLRGMFAFAIWDRKKGRLWLARDRMGVKPLYYTFHKGLFIFASEIKAILAYPGMKRKMNEEAFYDFLTFLVSPAPQTLFEGIFKLPAAHTLTIETNGKTKEHRYWNPFHSVKKIEDRSEKEWTDRILSSLRESIRYRMVSDVKFGVFLSGGIDSSTNTALMAEQMNRPVETFSIGFENAGAFNELHYARKIVDRYKTNHHEIIIKPKDLVDFLPKLVFHQDEPIVDPVCVPVYYVSKLAKDNGTTVCQVGEGADELFCGYPLWGLCLNAQPWVNMYQKIPRPLRMLAYGSINAMQRKPTRSMRALDVMRRASSGESIFWGGAEAYQETTKRRFLSRSFLRKMEGHTSYVPIRKIHEDFLKDAPPGADMLHWMSYLDLRLRLPELLLMRVDKMTMATAVEARVPFLDQEFVQLAMSIPQSMKYKNRTLKYLLKKSVEPLLPREIIHRRKQGFAVPVEAWFQKELKGWSDKKILDFVHRTDYFNEDVMRTYLKHCGTKMSWFLLNFVLWYETWIEEKQVFLPV; from the coding sequence ATGTGCGGAATCTTAGGGGTTTTTAGAACACAAGATTCGTCCTTGCCCATCACCATCGAGTTGATCGAGAAGATGCGTGACATGATGTCTCATCGAGGGCCCGATGATGCGGCCGCCTATGTTTCGGCTCAACAAGAAGTGGGACTGGCCCACCGTCGTCTTTCCATCATTGATCTCTCCTCCAATGCCGTTCAGCCCATGTCCAATGAAGATGAATCTGTTTGGATTGTTTTTAATGGGGAAATTTATAACCACGCTGAAATTAGGCCCCTTTTAGAAAAAGCGGGTCGAAAATTTAAAACGGACCACTCTGACACTGAAGTTATTCTGAAAGGTTATGAAGAATGGGGGGAACAGGTCCTCGATCGCCTCCGAGGAATGTTTGCATTTGCCATTTGGGACAGGAAAAAAGGCCGACTCTGGTTGGCACGCGATCGGATGGGGGTCAAGCCTCTTTATTACACTTTCCACAAGGGTCTCTTCATTTTTGCATCTGAGATCAAAGCCATTTTGGCCTACCCGGGAATGAAAAGGAAAATGAATGAAGAAGCCTTCTATGATTTTTTGACTTTTCTCGTTTCTCCCGCTCCTCAAACATTATTTGAAGGAATTTTTAAATTGCCAGCCGCTCACACGCTCACCATTGAAACCAATGGGAAAACAAAAGAGCATCGATATTGGAATCCTTTTCATTCCGTTAAGAAAATTGAAGACCGTTCAGAAAAAGAATGGACGGATAGAATTTTGAGTTCTTTACGCGAATCCATTCGATATCGAATGGTGAGTGATGTGAAATTTGGGGTGTTTTTGTCTGGAGGCATTGACTCCTCCACCAATACGGCTCTCATGGCAGAGCAGATGAATCGACCAGTTGAAACTTTTTCCATCGGTTTTGAAAATGCGGGAGCCTTTAATGAACTTCATTACGCCCGAAAAATTGTCGATCGCTATAAAACGAATCACCATGAAATTATTATCAAACCGAAAGATTTGGTGGATTTTCTGCCCAAACTCGTTTTTCACCAAGATGAGCCGATTGTCGACCCAGTTTGTGTTCCCGTTTATTACGTGTCAAAACTGGCCAAAGACAATGGGACCACCGTCTGTCAAGTGGGCGAAGGAGCCGATGAATTGTTTTGCGGTTATCCCTTGTGGGGCCTGTGTTTGAATGCTCAACCTTGGGTCAACATGTACCAGAAAATTCCGCGACCCTTGCGGATGTTGGCCTATGGGTCAATTAATGCGATGCAGCGGAAACCCACCCGTTCCATGCGAGCGCTTGATGTGATGCGGCGCGCCAGCTCGGGAGAATCTATTTTTTGGGGAGGAGCAGAAGCCTATCAGGAGACCACCAAACGTCGATTTTTAAGTCGATCTTTTTTGAGGAAAATGGAGGGCCATACCTCCTATGTTCCCATCCGAAAAATTCACGAGGATTTCCTGAAAGATGCGCCTCCAGGAGCCGACATGTTGCATTGGATGTCTTATTTGGATTTGCGCCTGAGGCTTCCTGAGCTGTTGCTCATGAGGGTCGACAAAATGACTATGGCCACCGCCGTCGAAGCGCGGGTTCCCTTTTTGGATCAAGAGTTCGTGCAATTGGCGATGAGTATTCCTCAATCAATGAAGTACAAGAATCGCACGCTTAAATATTTGTTGAAAAAGTCAGTGGAGCCATTGTTGCCCAGAGAAATAATTCATCGACGAAAACAAGGGTTCGCCGTTCCGGTGGAGGCTTGGTTCCAAAAGGAATTAAAAGGCTGGTCGGACAAGAAAATATTGGATTTCGTTCATCGAACCGATTATTTCAATGAAGACGTTATGCGCACCTATCTAAAACATTGTGGGACCAAGATGTCGTGGTTTTTGCTCAATTTTGTTCTCTGGTATGAAACCTGGATAGAAGAAAAACAAGTGTTCCTGCCGGTTTAA
- the udk gene encoding Uridine kinase yields the protein MKEIFKSRVFWFGLTLKVICMPFWGSEYMRELFIPFIDNALIHPFSNPWARSLPHYFPYGSAAFIVLFIPKFIGYKLLGSLAIGQSSLSLFLMKFPLLIADIVFLQALVRFSPKSIRLLLLFYWLNPVLFFINYIHGQLDILSILFCFMSVQLLIENRHVFSAIMMALATLSKFHVVIVIPLMMAYVWNNEFLKQAIQKMGGWLIVWLGISVLGFLPVLLAKTVGYVTVGSPQAMQFFSLRTPVGETNVFYFGVALVALTLGRLALSTKISGRGLVYSVGLVFGLLLFVVDPAPGWYFWVVPFLALYYSTYFTNQPILFGTLLGLYFLYFCVISSYGLGLFPTFWGVGLTLLQTALLGTLVDLWSVVLRNEMPVLGRMKPILIGVSGDSGAGKNTFSLQLEKLFGPSNTVLLEGDDYHRWVRGTEKWNFYTHLNPKANQLPVLAHHMKELIRGRFIFHPKYDHQTGEFTSPREIRPNKTVIIQGLHTLYLKNMRESFDLKVFMFPDESLRMYWKIQRDVKERGHTLESVLEAERKRKEDAKNHIDPQKQHADWIVEVYPLEDLSKLDPMTQKPVPLGVRHTLWNHSPIFELSQALKNTGSCTVSIVNQPEDIDRLILDVQGTLSSAEIERVARHLFPNLRQLTRGRREPTWLEGIQGINQLITLTLLQSMHQ from the coding sequence ATGAAAGAAATTTTTAAATCTCGCGTGTTTTGGTTTGGTTTAACCTTGAAGGTGATTTGCATGCCCTTTTGGGGATCTGAATATATGCGGGAATTGTTTATCCCTTTCATTGACAATGCTTTGATTCATCCTTTTTCAAATCCGTGGGCGCGATCCCTGCCACACTATTTTCCGTATGGATCGGCTGCCTTTATCGTTTTATTCATTCCAAAATTTATTGGTTACAAACTGCTTGGATCTTTGGCTATTGGGCAAAGTTCGCTAAGTCTCTTTCTCATGAAGTTTCCTTTGTTGATCGCTGATATCGTTTTTCTCCAAGCCTTGGTCAGGTTCAGCCCGAAAAGTATTCGTCTGCTTCTCTTATTTTATTGGCTAAATCCTGTTCTCTTTTTCATTAATTACATCCATGGTCAGTTGGACATCCTGTCCATCCTGTTTTGTTTTATGTCTGTTCAATTGCTCATTGAAAACAGGCACGTTTTTTCGGCAATCATGATGGCCCTGGCGACGCTCAGCAAATTTCATGTGGTGATTGTTATTCCTTTGATGATGGCCTATGTATGGAACAATGAGTTTCTCAAACAAGCAATTCAGAAAATGGGAGGGTGGTTGATCGTTTGGTTGGGAATTTCCGTGTTGGGTTTTTTGCCGGTCCTTTTGGCGAAAACGGTGGGGTATGTGACGGTTGGATCCCCTCAGGCGATGCAATTTTTTAGTTTAAGAACACCTGTTGGTGAAACAAACGTATTTTATTTTGGCGTGGCCTTGGTGGCGCTGACTCTCGGTCGTTTGGCGCTGAGCACCAAAATATCGGGGAGAGGACTTGTCTATTCGGTGGGATTGGTGTTTGGATTGTTGTTGTTTGTGGTTGATCCCGCGCCGGGTTGGTATTTTTGGGTTGTTCCGTTTTTGGCTTTGTACTATTCCACTTACTTTACAAACCAACCGATTTTGTTCGGGACTCTCCTGGGTCTGTATTTCCTGTATTTTTGCGTGATCAGCTCCTATGGATTGGGATTGTTCCCAACATTTTGGGGCGTTGGACTGACTCTTCTTCAAACAGCTCTTTTGGGGACCCTGGTTGATTTGTGGTCTGTCGTTCTTCGAAACGAAATGCCTGTTTTGGGGCGCATGAAACCCATTCTCATTGGAGTATCGGGGGACTCCGGCGCCGGAAAGAACACTTTCAGTCTCCAGTTGGAAAAATTGTTTGGACCTTCCAATACCGTTCTCTTGGAGGGGGATGATTATCATCGATGGGTTCGCGGAACCGAAAAATGGAATTTCTATACTCATTTGAACCCCAAAGCCAATCAGTTGCCGGTTTTGGCTCACCACATGAAAGAATTAATTCGAGGGCGGTTTATTTTTCATCCCAAGTATGACCACCAAACGGGCGAATTTACATCTCCCCGTGAAATTCGCCCCAATAAAACCGTTATCATTCAAGGTCTTCATACCCTTTATTTGAAAAATATGCGGGAAAGTTTCGATTTAAAAGTTTTTATGTTTCCTGATGAATCCCTGCGTATGTATTGGAAAATCCAAAGAGATGTGAAAGAAAGGGGGCATACTCTGGAGTCTGTTCTTGAGGCGGAGAGGAAAAGGAAAGAGGACGCTAAAAACCATATTGATCCTCAGAAACAACACGCCGATTGGATCGTTGAAGTGTATCCACTTGAAGATTTATCGAAATTAGATCCAATGACCCAGAAACCCGTTCCTCTGGGGGTTCGTCACACGTTATGGAACCACTCTCCTATCTTCGAGTTAAGTCAAGCCCTCAAGAATACGGGTTCTTGTACGGTATCGATTGTTAATCAACCGGAGGATATTGATCGGTTGATTTTGGATGTTCAAGGAACCCTTTCTAGCGCCGAAATTGAACGGGTCGCGCGGCATCTTTTTCCCAATCTTCGCCAACTTACGCGGGGACGACGGGAACCGACATGGTTGGAAGGAATTCAGGGCATTAATCAATTGATCACACTTACTTTGTTGCAGAGTATGCATCAATGA